The nucleotide window ATTTCCACCTCCATTCCCGTTCAGGGTGGCAAAAGATATGAAACAGTTTCTGTAAAGACAAGTAGTGTCATACCAAAGAATAAAATCTTTGATGTAATGAATAAAATTAAAAAAATTCAACTGAAAGCACCGATAAAATTGGGGGATATTATTATCAAAAATGTTTTGCACCTGAATGTAGATATTGTGGCAACAAGAAATATAGAAAAGGACAAATCCAAATAAACATGAGGCAATTCGGATTACGTGTTAGATATTAACTAAATGTCTCTGAAGTGTATTCTTATTAGATACTATTTTTTGTCTCCGAAACACTTTAACATTTTTACCAATGCCGGTAGTTTTATTCCCGGGAGTGTGGAATCGGTTATAGAACAGGATGCTCCCCAGAAATATTACCGTAATCAATTTTTGATAACAGCAATGGTTAATTTGAATATGATAGATACAATAGGAGGCGGTATCAAAAAAATGTTCCTTCTGCAAAGAAACAGATTTTTTCCACTACCTACGTATAAATTGGATAATCCTGATGAGGTGTCAGTAAAGATTATTGGAAAGGTAATTGATGAGAATTATACGAAACTGCTTATGGAAAATACAGATTTGGATATTAAAACTATTATATCTCTTGATAAGGTACAAAAGAAAG belongs to Deltaproteobacteria bacterium and includes:
- a CDS encoding DUF1667 domain-containing protein, whose translation is MKKKIVCTLCPIGCELEVEIQKGRVFSVGGNLCERGIKYAKDEIENPTRCISTSIPVQGGKRYETVSVKTSSVIPKNKIFDVMNKIKKIQLKAPIKLGDIIIKNVLHLNVDIVATRNIEKDKSK